The Actinomycetota bacterium genome has a window encoding:
- the coxB gene encoding cytochrome c oxidase subunit II, protein MVAAQPEGGALDPQGPVSGAMADLFWLMLGLGGAVFVAVVVVLGLGLFRRRPADEGQPDRQQGDSFGRWFVVGGVVVPLVILLIVFGATVRAMRFVPSTAPPEALVIEVVGHQFWWEVRYPEQGVTARDELHLPVGRRVNLQLTSADVIHSFWVPELAGKLDLLPARTNTLVLEADQPGVHRSRCAEFCGLEHTRMVLTVVAESEERFAAWVAERRG, encoded by the coding sequence ATGGTGGCCGCCCAGCCCGAGGGCGGGGCGCTGGATCCTCAAGGCCCGGTCTCCGGGGCGATGGCCGACCTGTTCTGGCTGATGCTCGGCCTCGGTGGGGCGGTCTTCGTGGCCGTCGTGGTGGTGCTGGGGCTGGGCCTGTTCCGCCGGCGGCCGGCAGACGAGGGGCAGCCGGACCGGCAGCAGGGTGACTCGTTCGGCCGCTGGTTCGTGGTCGGCGGCGTGGTGGTGCCCCTGGTGATCCTGCTCATCGTGTTCGGGGCCACGGTGCGGGCGATGCGGTTCGTCCCCAGCACCGCTCCGCCGGAGGCGCTGGTCATCGAGGTCGTCGGCCATCAGTTCTGGTGGGAGGTCCGCTACCCCGAGCAGGGGGTCACCGCCCGGGATGAGCTCCATCTCCCGGTGGGCCGTCGCGTTAACCTTCAGCTCACCTCGGCCGACGTGATCCACAGCTTCTGGGTGCCGGAGCTGGCCGGCAAGCTCGACCTGCTGCCCGCCCGCACCAACACCCTGGTCCTGGAGGCCGACCAGCCGGGCGTCCACCGCAGCCGCTGCGCCGAGTTCTGCGGCCTGGAGCACACCAGGATGGTGCTGACCGTGGTCGCCGAATCAGAGGAGCGGTTCGCCGCCTGGGTGGCTGAGCGCCGTGGCTGA